The DNA window ACCGAGCACGGCGCGTTCTTTCGCACGAGGGCCGACGGCACGCCGCAGCTGCGCGCGAACGGCGCGGTGGACTATCCGTGGCACGGTTGGCAGGCGGGCAGCGATGGCGGACCGGGGCAGGCGTACGACTTCGTGTGCGCGTTCGAGATCAATCCGGACTTCGTTCGCCTGTGAGCGAAAGACGAGGAGAGCACGATGAAGGCAGTTGTTACGGGCTCGGCATCAGGAGTCGGCCTCGCGCTGGTGCGCGAGCTGAATGAGCGCGGCGCGCGGGTGATCGGCGTCGACCTCGCGGGCGACATCCGCGCCAAGCGCGTGAGCGAGGCAGGCGGCGAGTTCCTCGCCTGCGACGTCACGAGCCCTGACGACTGGAGGCGCCTCGCCGCCGCCGTGCGCGAGCGCTTCGGTGCGCTCGATTTCGCCGCGCTGAACGCGGGCATCATGACGCGACCGCCCGCGGCGCCGATCGACGACGATCCGCTCGCGCTCGCCGGTGGTGACGCCTACCGCCGCGTGTTCGCGGTGAACGTCGACGGCGTGGTGCTCGGCCTCGCCGCGCTCGTGCCGGTGATGGCGCAAGGCAGCGCGATCGTCGCCACGTCCTCGGCGGCCGGCTTGATCGCGCTGCCGTGGGATCCCTATTACGCCGCCACGAAGCACGCCGTCGTCGGACTCGTGCGCAGCTTCGGCGCGCCGCTCGCGGCGCGAGGCATTCGCCTGAACGCGCTCTGTCCGGTCGGGATCGACACCGCAATCGTTCCCATCGCCGCGCGCGCGACGACACCCGCCAGCGAGCTGCGCACACCCGAGTACGCCGCGAAGGCGGCGCTCGCCGTCGCCGCGCGCCCCGAGTCCGGCGCGGCGTTCGTGTTCAGCGACGACGCCGCCTTCGTGCGCCGCTACGACGTGCCTTCGCCGTTCTGAAGCGCGTCACATCGGCGGCTTCGTGAAGCTGCCCGCGATGCCGGAGTTCATGAGGCCCTGATCGATCAGCATCGAGATGCCGCTCATGCCGCTCGCGGCGGGGCTGCACAGGAACACGAGCACGTCGGCCATCTGCTCTGGCGTGAGCGTCTCGACGCCCGCTTCTTCGCGGTAGGTCTTGCCGAAGCGCAACCACACGTCGGCGTTGGCGCGCGCGAGCGGCGTGTCGGTCGGGCCGGGCTCGATCGCGTTGATGCGGATGCCGCGCTTCGAGAGCGGAAAGGCCTGCTGCGCGGCGTAGAAGTTCATGGCCTGCTTGCTGAACACGTAGGAGTTCGTGCCCTCGTTCGCGGCGCTCCAGGCGGCGGCGCTGTCCCAGTCCGGCAGCGCCATGAACTCCTTCAGCTTCGCGAGATTCATCTGCCAGCCCATGCCGGCGACGCTCGAGATCAGCGCCACCGCGGAGCCGCGCGGCAGCGCGCTGCGCTCGACGAGCTTCTCGAGCAAGTGGCGCTGCGCGAGGAAGTTGATCGCGAGGATGTGCGGGTTGCCGTCGGCGACGCCGGCGCACAGGAACACGGCGTGGATCGGGCCCCCGATCTGCGCGAGCGCGGCGTCGACGCTCGCGCGCTGGCTGAGGTTCGCCGTAACAACTTGCTTCGCCGGGTACGAGATGGGCGCGACGTCGAGCGCGATCACCTCGCCCCCGAGCTCCGTGACCGCCCGCGCCGTGGCTGCGCCCA is part of the Deltaproteobacteria bacterium genome and encodes:
- a CDS encoding SDR family oxidoreductase → MKAVVTGSASGVGLALVRELNERGARVIGVDLAGDIRAKRVSEAGGEFLACDVTSPDDWRRLAAAVRERFGALDFAALNAGIMTRPPAAPIDDDPLALAGGDAYRRVFAVNVDGVVLGLAALVPVMAQGSAIVATSSAAGLIALPWDPYYAATKHAVVGLVRSFGAPLAARGIRLNALCPVGIDTAIVPIAARATTPASELRTPEYAAKAALAVAARPESGAAFVFSDDAAFVRRYDVPSPF
- a CDS encoding SDR family oxidoreductase; the encoded protein is MAIERFRYDGKRALIVGAATGMGAATARAVTELGGEVIALDVAPISYPAKQVVTANLSQRASVDAALAQIGGPIHAVFLCAGVADGNPHILAINFLAQRHLLEKLVERSALPRGSAVALISSVAGMGWQMNLAKLKEFMALPDWDSAAAWSAANEGTNSYVFSKQAMNFYAAQQAFPLSKRGIRINAIEPGPTDTPLARANADVWLRFGKTYREEAGVETLTPEQMADVLVFLCSPAASGMSGISMLIDQGLMNSGIAGSFTKPPM